A single genomic interval of Saccharothrix saharensis harbors:
- a CDS encoding VOC family protein: MIRINVTSVFVDDQAKALAFYTEKLGFTKKTDVPAGEYRWLTVVSPADPDGVELLLEPSAHPAAGPFKEALVADGIPFTSFAVDDVHAEVERLKALGVVFTQEATDLGPVVTAVLDDTCGNLIQLATMK; encoded by the coding sequence GTGATCCGCATCAACGTCACCAGCGTGTTCGTGGACGACCAGGCCAAGGCGCTGGCGTTCTACACCGAGAAGCTCGGCTTCACCAAGAAGACCGACGTGCCGGCGGGGGAGTACCGGTGGCTCACCGTCGTCTCGCCCGCCGACCCGGACGGCGTGGAGCTGCTGCTGGAGCCGTCGGCCCACCCGGCGGCGGGCCCGTTCAAGGAGGCCCTGGTGGCCGACGGCATCCCGTTCACGTCGTTCGCCGTGGACGACGTCCACGCCGAGGTCGAGCGGCTCAAGGCGCTCGGCGTCGTGTTCACCCAGGAGGCGACCGACCTGGGACCGGTGGTCACCGCGGTCCTGGACGACACCTGCGGCAACCTGATCCAGCTCGCCACCATGAAGTAG
- a CDS encoding MDR family MFS transporter, whose translation MSTETGTTSRRDVLQAMSGLMLGMFMAILASTIVSNALPRIIADLHGSQSVYTWVVTTELLAMTATVPLWGKLADLYSRKLLIQLSLGLFVVGSLIAGFSPNVEVLIASRVVQGLGAGGMTALATIVMAAMIPPREMGRYAGIFGAVFGVGTVAGPLIGGVMVDTSWLGWRWCFFIGVPFTLASIFLLQRTLKLPVVRKEVKIDYLGAVLIVGGVSTLLVWSTLAGHQFEWASAWTVLLVAVGVVLLGLAVWVESRAADPIVPLTIFANRTVALTTLASALVGVAMFGGTVFLSQYFQIGMGKTPTQAGLMSLPMIFGLLVSSTVAGQLITKWGKWKAFLVAGGVIMVGGMLLLATIDANTGVFVVSVHMAVLGIGVGMLMQNLVLAAQNDVPARDLGATTSTLTFFRSLGGAIGVSALGAVLANRVTALSEEKFGPAPAGAENTVPDLALLPEPVRVVVREIYATATAELFLIGAPIAVLALVAVLFIKEKPLKTLSGDERLAAEMTAGH comes from the coding sequence ATGTCCACCGAAACCGGCACGACCTCGCGCCGGGACGTCCTGCAAGCCATGTCCGGCCTCATGCTGGGCATGTTCATGGCCATCCTGGCCTCGACCATCGTGTCGAACGCGCTGCCGCGCATCATCGCCGACCTGCACGGCTCGCAGTCGGTCTACACGTGGGTCGTCACCACCGAGCTGCTCGCCATGACGGCGACCGTGCCGCTGTGGGGCAAGCTCGCCGACCTCTACAGCCGCAAGCTGCTGATCCAGCTCTCGCTGGGCCTGTTCGTGGTGGGCTCGCTCATCGCGGGCTTCTCCCCGAACGTCGAGGTGCTCATCGCGAGCCGCGTCGTGCAGGGCCTCGGCGCGGGCGGCATGACGGCGCTGGCCACGATCGTGATGGCGGCGATGATCCCGCCGCGCGAGATGGGTCGCTACGCGGGCATCTTCGGCGCCGTCTTCGGCGTCGGCACGGTCGCCGGGCCGCTCATCGGCGGTGTCATGGTGGACACCTCGTGGCTGGGGTGGCGCTGGTGCTTCTTCATCGGCGTGCCGTTCACCCTCGCCTCGATCTTCCTGCTCCAGCGCACGTTGAAGCTGCCGGTCGTGCGCAAGGAGGTCAAGATCGACTACCTGGGCGCGGTGCTCATCGTCGGCGGTGTCTCCACGCTGCTGGTGTGGTCGACGCTGGCGGGTCACCAGTTCGAGTGGGCCTCGGCGTGGACCGTTCTGCTCGTGGCGGTCGGCGTGGTGCTGCTGGGCCTCGCGGTGTGGGTGGAGTCGCGGGCGGCCGACCCGATCGTGCCGCTGACGATCTTCGCCAACCGGACCGTGGCGCTGACCACGTTGGCCAGTGCGCTGGTCGGCGTGGCGATGTTCGGCGGCACGGTGTTCCTGTCGCAGTACTTCCAGATCGGCATGGGCAAGACGCCCACCCAGGCGGGCCTGATGTCGCTGCCGATGATCTTCGGCCTGCTGGTGTCGTCGACCGTCGCCGGTCAGCTGATCACCAAGTGGGGCAAGTGGAAGGCGTTCCTGGTCGCGGGCGGTGTGATCATGGTCGGCGGCATGCTGCTGCTGGCCACGATCGACGCGAACACCGGCGTGTTCGTGGTCAGCGTGCACATGGCCGTGCTCGGCATCGGCGTCGGGATGCTCATGCAGAACCTGGTGCTGGCCGCGCAGAACGACGTGCCGGCGCGGGACCTCGGCGCCACCACGTCGACGCTGACGTTCTTCCGCAGCCTGGGCGGCGCGATCGGCGTGAGCGCGTTGGGCGCGGTGCTGGCCAACCGGGTGACCGCGTTGAGCGAGGAGAAGTTCGGCCCCGCTCCGGCCGGCGCGGAGAACACGGTGCCCGACCTGGCGCTGCTGCCGGAGCCGGTGCGGGTGGTCGTGCGCGAGATCTACGCCACGGCCACCGCCGAGCTGTTCCTGATCGGCGCGCCGATCGCGGTGCTGGCGCTGGTGGCGGTGCTGTTCATCAAGGAGAAGCCGCTCAAGACGCTCAGCGGTGACGAGCGGTTGGCGGCGGAGATGACCGCGGGGCACTAG
- a CDS encoding helix-turn-helix domain-containing GNAT family N-acetyltransferase gives MSPVATPLAADQAAAYAERFGCLADPTRIRLLHAVSAGEAAVGALAAALGVTQPTCSHHLRKLAAAGFVQLRRVGTTTLASVDPSGRALLPQSVDAVLGAIPAAALEPPADVAVRAMVEDDWSDVRRIYGEGIATADATFETGTPSRRTLDVKWLPDHRWVAVVDGLVAGWAAATPVSPRECYAGVAETSLYVDARSRGRGVGKALLHRQVTAADAAGLWTLQAVVFPENRASIALHRSAGFRTVGVRERIAVHRGVWRDTIMLERRA, from the coding sequence ATGAGCCCTGTCGCGACACCTCTGGCGGCCGACCAGGCCGCCGCGTACGCCGAGCGCTTCGGCTGCCTGGCCGACCCGACCCGGATCCGACTGCTGCACGCGGTCTCGGCGGGCGAGGCCGCCGTCGGCGCGTTGGCCGCGGCGCTCGGGGTGACCCAACCGACCTGCTCGCACCACCTGCGCAAGCTCGCCGCCGCCGGCTTCGTGCAGCTCCGCCGGGTCGGCACGACGACCCTGGCCTCGGTCGACCCGTCCGGCCGCGCCTTGCTGCCGCAGTCGGTCGACGCGGTGCTGGGCGCGATACCCGCGGCCGCGCTCGAACCGCCCGCCGACGTCGCGGTGCGCGCCATGGTGGAAGACGACTGGTCCGACGTGCGCCGCATCTACGGCGAGGGCATCGCCACGGCTGACGCCACGTTCGAGACCGGGACGCCGAGCCGCCGGACGCTGGACGTCAAGTGGTTGCCGGACCACCGGTGGGTGGCGGTGGTCGACGGGCTCGTCGCGGGGTGGGCGGCGGCCACTCCGGTGTCACCGCGCGAGTGCTACGCCGGTGTCGCGGAGACGTCGCTGTACGTCGACGCGCGGTCGCGGGGGCGCGGTGTCGGGAAGGCGTTGCTGCACCGGCAGGTCACGGCGGCGGACGCGGCCGGGCTGTGGACGTTGCAGGCGGTCGTGTTCCCGGAGAACCGGGCGAGCATCGCGTTGCACCGGTCGGCCGGGTTCCGCACGGTCGGTGTCCGGGAGCGGATCGCGGTCCACCGCGGGGTGTGGCGGGACACGATCATGCTGGAGCGTCGCGCCTGA
- a CDS encoding ArsR/SmtB family transcription factor, with the protein MDAEPDLFKAIGDATRRTILDELTDKDGQTLFELCGRLTVKHGLASSRQAISQHLAVLEQAGLVHTRRQGRYKFHHLDTSPLRSIVERWPIDREAPNP; encoded by the coding sequence GTGGACGCAGAACCCGACCTTTTCAAGGCTATCGGCGACGCGACGCGACGCACCATCCTGGACGAGCTGACCGACAAGGACGGTCAGACGTTGTTCGAGCTCTGCGGCCGGCTGACGGTGAAGCACGGTCTGGCCTCCTCGCGGCAGGCCATCTCGCAACACCTCGCGGTGCTCGAACAGGCCGGGTTGGTGCACACCCGCCGGCAGGGCCGGTACAAGTTCCACCACCTCGACACGAGCCCGTTGCGCTCGATCGTCGAGCGGTGGCCCATCGACCGAGAGGCACCCAACCCGTGA
- a CDS encoding cytochrome P450 — protein MTTASRQKRPGTGRPTVPLPPEFTTRDAGPFDPPSALTRLGEDGPVHRVTMLDGDPAWIVTSHELARTLLGDPRMSSDRFRSRRVLEKLPAPVRARMTDARARAGSFITMDPPEHTRYRKLLTGQFTVRRMRQLEPRIQRIVDDHLDAMIAAGPGADLVQAFALPVPSLVICELLGVGYGDRGEFQERTGKLLKLDVPVDEVMRLAEELRAFMQGLVRSKRAEPTDDMLSGLIQADPTLTDDELIGMANLLLVAGHETTANMLALGTFALLEHPEQLAALRAEPSSVGGAVEELLRYLSIVHLGVVRTTREEVEIAGEVVPADSTVLVSVPAGNRDPYQYPRPDVLDVTRPRGPHLAFGHGVHQCLGQQLARVEMTVGFTGLLTRLPGLRLAVPAAEVPMRDDMLVYGVHALPITWDA, from the coding sequence ATGACCACCGCTTCCCGACAGAAACGCCCAGGCACCGGTCGGCCCACCGTCCCGCTGCCGCCCGAGTTCACCACCCGGGACGCGGGCCCGTTCGACCCGCCGAGCGCCCTGACCCGCCTCGGCGAGGACGGTCCGGTGCACCGCGTGACCATGCTCGACGGCGACCCCGCGTGGATCGTGACCAGTCACGAGCTGGCCCGCACCCTGCTCGGCGACCCCCGGATGAGCTCCGACCGGTTCCGCAGCCGCCGCGTGCTGGAGAAGCTGCCCGCGCCGGTCCGCGCCCGGATGACCGACGCGCGGGCCCGCGCGGGCAGCTTCATCACCATGGACCCGCCCGAGCACACCCGGTACCGCAAGCTGCTCACCGGGCAGTTCACCGTCCGCCGGATGCGTCAGCTCGAACCGCGCATCCAGCGCATCGTCGACGACCACCTCGACGCGATGATCGCCGCCGGTCCCGGCGCCGACCTCGTCCAGGCGTTCGCGCTGCCCGTGCCGTCGCTGGTGATCTGCGAACTGCTGGGCGTCGGGTACGGCGACCGCGGCGAGTTCCAGGAGCGCACCGGGAAGCTGCTCAAGCTCGACGTGCCCGTGGACGAGGTGATGCGGCTGGCCGAGGAGCTGCGGGCGTTCATGCAGGGCCTCGTGCGGAGCAAACGCGCCGAGCCGACCGACGACATGCTGTCCGGCCTGATCCAGGCCGACCCCACGCTCACCGACGACGAGCTGATCGGCATGGCGAACCTGCTGCTGGTCGCGGGTCACGAGACCACGGCCAACATGCTGGCGCTCGGCACGTTCGCACTGCTGGAGCACCCCGAGCAGCTCGCCGCCCTGCGCGCGGAGCCGTCGTCGGTCGGCGGCGCGGTCGAGGAACTGCTGCGCTACCTCTCGATCGTCCACCTCGGTGTCGTGCGCACGACACGGGAGGAGGTGGAGATCGCGGGCGAGGTGGTCCCGGCCGACTCCACGGTGCTGGTCTCCGTGCCCGCGGGCAACCGCGACCCGTACCAGTACCCCCGGCCGGATGTGCTGGACGTGACCCGCCCGCGCGGGCCGCACCTGGCGTTCGGGCACGGCGTGCACCAGTGCCTCGGCCAGCAGTTGGCCCGGGTGGAGATGACCGTCGGGTTCACCGGCCTGCTGACCAGGCTGCCCGGCCTGCGCCTGGCCGTGCCCGCCGCGGAGGTGCCCATGCGCGACGACATGCTGGTCTACGGCGTGCACGCGCTCCCGATCACCTGGGACGCGTGA
- a CDS encoding isoamylase early set domain-containing protein: MLRSTRLFGPKRRVTFSLPLDDPRGPVSVVGTFNDWTPGVHELVPRRDGTRTVTVILSPGTHRFRYLGDGGHWFDEPDVPTVGPDGCVLTVEAT, translated from the coding sequence ATGCTCCGCAGCACTCGCCTGTTCGGCCCGAAGCGCCGCGTGACCTTCTCACTGCCCCTCGACGACCCGCGCGGGCCGGTGAGCGTGGTCGGCACGTTCAACGACTGGACCCCCGGTGTGCACGAGCTGGTGCCCCGCCGTGACGGCACGCGCACGGTGACCGTGATCCTCTCCCCCGGCACGCACCGGTTCCGCTACCTCGGCGACGGCGGCCACTGGTTCGACGAGCCGGACGTGCCCACGGTCGGCCCCGACGGG
- a CDS encoding TetR family transcriptional regulator, whose protein sequence is MTTQGAEGLRDRKKRQTRKALGHAAVRLVAEHGLDHVTVEDISAAADVSPRTFFNYFPSKEDAVLGPDPDAGARMRARVLAQPAELSAAAAVREALLAEVAAELADDREHWLLRMRVVQQHPVLLAKVFSGGEALERDLVAGIAERVGLPADDTYPLLLGAAVGAAFRVAVTRWSSTAAPLHDLLAEALDLLARGLADPPREP, encoded by the coding sequence GTGACCACGCAGGGGGCCGAAGGGCTCCGCGACCGCAAGAAGCGGCAGACGCGCAAGGCCCTCGGGCACGCCGCCGTCCGCCTGGTCGCCGAGCACGGGCTCGACCACGTGACCGTGGAGGACATCAGCGCCGCCGCCGACGTCTCACCGCGCACCTTCTTCAACTACTTCCCGAGCAAGGAGGACGCCGTCCTGGGCCCGGACCCCGATGCGGGTGCCCGGATGCGGGCCCGCGTCCTCGCCCAGCCGGCGGAGTTGTCCGCCGCCGCGGCGGTGCGCGAGGCGTTGCTGGCGGAGGTCGCGGCGGAACTCGCCGACGACCGCGAGCACTGGCTGCTGCGGATGCGCGTGGTGCAGCAGCACCCCGTGCTGCTCGCCAAGGTGTTCTCCGGCGGCGAGGCGCTGGAGCGCGACCTCGTCGCGGGCATCGCCGAACGGGTCGGGCTGCCCGCAGACGACACCTACCCGCTGCTGCTCGGCGCGGCGGTGGGCGCGGCGTTCCGGGTGGCGGTCACCCGCTGGTCGAGCACCGCCGCGCCGCTGCACGACCTGCTCGCCGAAGCGCTCGACCTCCTCGCCCGCGGGCTCGCCGACCCGCCCCGCGAGCCGTAA
- a CDS encoding TetR/AcrR family transcriptional regulator has product MSGLRERKKLATRTALADAALRLCVAHGLDGVTVEQVATEAGVSLRTFFNYFSSKEEAVVAGDVATAAAFVQAFADRPREEPVLRALHAALVDVVPDRIDPERVAQLRALRRTPALLPHQIAAFAVQERELAAVVAARVDVDPATDLYPAMFAATVMATLRVVVGRWLEAAERPELSELIGVMIDRLDAGFATAGLDR; this is encoded by the coding sequence GTGTCAGGATTGCGCGAACGCAAGAAGCTCGCCACGCGGACGGCGTTGGCCGACGCCGCCCTGCGGCTGTGCGTGGCCCACGGCCTCGACGGCGTGACCGTCGAACAGGTGGCCACCGAGGCGGGTGTCTCACTGCGCACGTTCTTCAACTACTTCTCCTCCAAGGAGGAGGCCGTCGTCGCGGGCGACGTCGCCACTGCCGCCGCGTTCGTCCAGGCCTTCGCCGACCGGCCGCGCGAGGAGCCGGTGCTGCGGGCGCTGCACGCCGCCCTGGTCGACGTCGTGCCCGACCGGATCGACCCGGAACGCGTGGCGCAGCTGCGCGCCCTGCGCCGCACGCCCGCCCTGCTGCCGCACCAGATCGCCGCGTTCGCCGTGCAGGAGCGGGAACTCGCCGCCGTCGTCGCCGCACGGGTGGACGTCGACCCCGCCACCGACCTGTACCCGGCGATGTTCGCGGCCACGGTGATGGCGACGCTTCGGGTGGTCGTCGGCCGGTGGCTGGAGGCCGCCGAGCGGCCCGAGCTGTCCGAGCTGATCGGCGTGATGATCGACCGGCTGGACGCGGGTTTCGCCACCGCGGGGCTCGACCGGTAG